A window from Mycobacterium saskatchewanense encodes these proteins:
- a CDS encoding primosomal protein N' has translation MLSVPHLDREFDYLVSAEQSDDAQPGVRVRIRFHGRLVDGFVLERRNDTDHPGKLGWLDRVVSPEQVLTSETRRLVDAVAARYAGTRPDVLRLAIPPRHARVEREPAPGRAASVPEPVDPTAWEAYGRGGQFLTALTEARAARAVWQALPGESWADRFAEAAAQTIRAGRAVLAIVPDQRDLDLLHRAAAARVDEASVAALSAGLGPAARYRRWLAALRGVARLVIGTRSTVFAPVSDLGLVMVWGDGDDSLAEPRAPYPHAREVAMLRAHQARCAALIGGYARTAEAQALVRSGWAHDVVAARPVVRARTARVVALDDTGYADERDPAARTARIPSVALRAARSALAAGAPVLVQVPRRGYVPSLACARCRAIARCRHCTGPLSLQERGAGMVCRWCGRAEPTRRCARCGSDAVRAVVVGARRTAEELGRAFAGTPVVTSAGEAIVQEVEARPALVVATPGAEPRAPGGYGAALLLDTWALLGRQDLRAAEEALWRWMGAAALVRARGDGGVVLIVAESSIPTVQSLIRWDPVGHAEAELAARAEVGLPPSVHMAAIDGSAAAVAALLDEARLPDEADVLGPVDLPPGVRRPPGTAVDVPVVRMLVRVPREQGLALASALRRGVGVLSARQAGEPARVQVDPLHIG, from the coding sequence ATGCTGTCCGTGCCGCACCTGGACCGCGAATTCGACTACCTCGTCTCGGCCGAACAGTCTGACGACGCCCAGCCCGGCGTGCGGGTGCGCATACGGTTCCACGGTCGCCTGGTCGACGGGTTCGTGCTGGAGCGCCGCAACGACACGGATCATCCCGGCAAGCTGGGCTGGCTCGACCGGGTGGTGTCGCCCGAGCAGGTGCTCACCTCCGAGACTCGCCGCCTGGTCGACGCGGTCGCGGCGCGCTACGCGGGCACCCGCCCGGACGTGCTGCGCCTGGCGATCCCGCCCCGGCACGCCAGGGTGGAGCGGGAACCCGCGCCCGGACGCGCGGCTTCGGTCCCAGAGCCCGTCGACCCGACGGCCTGGGAGGCGTACGGGCGCGGGGGGCAGTTCCTCACCGCCCTGACCGAGGCGCGGGCCGCCCGCGCGGTCTGGCAGGCGCTGCCCGGTGAATCGTGGGCGGACCGATTCGCCGAGGCGGCGGCGCAGACCATCCGGGCGGGGCGCGCGGTGCTCGCGATCGTGCCCGATCAGCGCGACCTCGACCTGTTGCACCGGGCCGCCGCGGCGCGGGTCGACGAGGCCAGCGTCGCGGCGCTGTCGGCGGGGCTGGGGCCGGCCGCGCGGTACCGGCGCTGGCTCGCGGCGCTGCGGGGTGTCGCACGCCTCGTGATCGGAACGCGCAGCACGGTTTTCGCGCCGGTGAGCGATCTGGGCCTGGTCATGGTGTGGGGCGACGGCGACGACAGCCTGGCCGAGCCGCGCGCGCCGTATCCCCATGCCCGGGAGGTGGCGATGCTGCGCGCGCACCAGGCCCGGTGCGCGGCGCTGATCGGCGGCTACGCCCGGACCGCTGAGGCGCAAGCTCTGGTGCGCAGCGGGTGGGCACACGACGTCGTCGCGGCCCGCCCGGTGGTGCGCGCCCGCACCGCGCGGGTGGTCGCGCTCGACGACACCGGCTACGCCGACGAGCGCGACCCCGCGGCCCGAACCGCGCGGATCCCGTCCGTCGCGCTGCGCGCCGCTCGCTCGGCGCTGGCCGCCGGGGCCCCGGTCCTGGTGCAGGTGCCCCGGCGCGGGTACGTCCCGTCGCTGGCGTGCGCGCGGTGCCGCGCCATCGCGCGCTGCCGGCACTGCACCGGCCCACTGTCGTTGCAGGAGCGCGGTGCCGGGATGGTCTGCCGGTGGTGTGGCCGCGCCGAACCGACGCGGCGTTGCGCCCGGTGCGGGTCGGATGCGGTGCGCGCGGTCGTCGTCGGGGCCCGGCGCACCGCCGAAGAGCTCGGGCGCGCGTTCGCCGGAACGCCGGTCGTCACGTCGGCGGGCGAGGCCATCGTGCAGGAGGTCGAGGCCCGGCCCGCCCTCGTGGTGGCCACCCCGGGCGCCGAACCCCGCGCACCCGGCGGCTACGGCGCGGCCCTGCTGCTGGACACCTGGGCGCTGCTGGGCCGGCAGGACCTGCGCGCGGCGGAGGAGGCGCTGTGGCGCTGGATGGGCGCCGCCGCCCTGGTGCGCGCCCGCGGCGACGGCGGCGTGGTGCTGATCGTCGCCGAATCATCAATCCCCACAGTGCAATCGCTGATCCGGTGGGATCCCGTCGGGCACGCCGAGGCCGAGCTGGCCGCCCGCGCCGAGGTGGGCCTGCCGCCCAGCGTGCACATGGCGGCCATCGACGGGTCCGCCGCCGCGGTGGCGGCGTTGCTCGACGAGGCCCGGCTGCCCGACGAGGCCGACGTGCTCGGGCCGGTAGATTTGCCGCCCGGCGTGCGGCGCCCCCCGGGCACCGCCGTCGACGTGCCGGTGGTGCGCATGCTGGTGCGGGTGCCGCGCGAGCAGGGCCTCGCGCTGGCGTCGGCACTGCGCCGCGGGGTCGGCGTGCTCAGCGCCCGGCAGGCGGGCGAGCCGGCGCGGGTGCAGGTCGACCCGCTACACATTGGATAG
- a CDS encoding MarR family transcriptional regulator — MASENATTADESLDVITDALLTASRLLVAISARSIGQVDETITIPQFRTLVILSNRGPINLATLASLLGVQPSATGRMVDRLVAAGLIDRLPHPTSRRELLAALTKRGREVVRKVTAYRRSEIAAIVEKMPPPERHGLVRALTAFTAAGGEPDVHLEADLEL; from the coding sequence ATGGCATCGGAGAACGCGACGACGGCCGACGAGTCGCTCGATGTCATCACCGACGCGTTGCTGACCGCCTCCCGTTTGCTGGTGGCCATCTCGGCCCGCTCCATCGGACAGGTCGACGAGACGATCACCATCCCGCAGTTCCGCACCCTGGTGATTCTGTCCAATCGGGGGCCGATCAACCTGGCGACGCTGGCCAGCCTGCTCGGCGTGCAGCCGTCGGCCACCGGCCGCATGGTCGACCGGCTCGTCGCCGCCGGGCTCATCGACCGCCTGCCGCACCCGACCTCGCGGCGTGAGCTGCTCGCCGCCCTCACCAAGCGCGGCCGCGAGGTGGTCCGGAAGGTCACCGCCTACCGGCGATCCGAGATCGCCGCGATCGTGGAGAAGATGCCGCCGCCGGAGCGCCACGGGCTGGTGCGGGCGTTGACGGCCTTCACCGCCGCCGGGGGCGAGCCCGATGTCCACCTGGAAGCGGACCTCGAGCTCTAG
- a CDS encoding class I SAM-dependent methyltransferase, which produces MTLEAPAADDHALAATHRTVWALGDYALMAEEVMAPLGPILVNATGIGPGVRVLDVAAGSGNISLPAARTGATVVSTDLTPELLQRSQARAAAQGLTLDYREANAHALPFGDGEFDTVISAIGVQFAPEHQRAADELVRVCRPGGMIGVISWTPEGFFGRMLATIRPYRPCLSPAVPPAALWGREGYVAGLLGERVGRVTTVRGLLGVDRFASAEAVHEYFKTHYGPTIEAYANIGHNRVLTDELDAQLTELAQHYLTNGTMRWEYLLVTAERR; this is translated from the coding sequence ATGACCCTCGAAGCACCCGCTGCTGACGACCACGCCCTGGCCGCCACGCATCGCACCGTTTGGGCGCTGGGCGACTATGCGCTGATGGCCGAGGAAGTGATGGCCCCGCTCGGCCCCATCCTGGTCAACGCGACCGGGATCGGGCCCGGCGTCCGGGTGCTCGACGTCGCTGCCGGTTCAGGCAACATCTCACTCCCGGCCGCCAGGACCGGGGCCACCGTCGTCTCCACCGACCTCACCCCCGAGCTGCTGCAGCGGTCGCAGGCACGGGCCGCGGCGCAGGGCCTGACGCTTGATTACCGGGAGGCCAACGCGCACGCGCTGCCGTTCGGCGACGGCGAATTCGACACGGTGATCTCGGCGATCGGCGTGCAGTTCGCGCCCGAGCATCAACGCGCCGCCGACGAGCTCGTCCGGGTGTGCCGGCCGGGCGGGATGATCGGCGTTATCAGCTGGACCCCGGAGGGTTTCTTCGGCCGGATGCTCGCCACGATCAGGCCCTACCGGCCGTGCCTGTCGCCGGCCGTGCCACCCGCCGCGCTGTGGGGCCGGGAAGGCTACGTCGCCGGTCTGCTGGGCGAGCGGGTCGGGCGGGTGACGACGGTGCGAGGCCTGCTCGGGGTCGACCGATTCGCCAGCGCCGAGGCCGTGCACGAGTACTTCAAGACCCACTACGGCCCGACGATCGAGGCGTACGCAAACATCGGCCACAACCGGGTGCTGACCGACGAGCTCGACGCCCAGCTGACCGAGCTCGCGCAGCACTATCTGACCAACGGCACCATGCGCTGGGAATACCTGCTGGTCACCGCCGAGAGGCGGTGA
- the fmt gene encoding methionyl-tRNA formyltransferase: MRLVFAGTPEPALPALRRLIDSPRHEVVAVLTRPDAASGRRGTPEPSPVAREALEHGIPALRPSRPNSPEFVAELAELAPDCCPVVAYGALLRDALLAVPPHGWVNLHFSLLPAWRGAAPVQAAIAAGDTVTGATTFQIEPSLDSGPVYGVVTEAIRPTDTAGDLLARLADSGAVLLEATLDGIADGTLTPRPQPAEGVSIAPKITVDEARVRWDLPAPVVERRIRAVTPNPGAWTLIGDLRIKLGPVQVDEGPMPLAPGAIRVERNGVWVGTGSNPVRLGDIQPPGKKFMNALAWARGARLDPAARAS, from the coding sequence GTGCGCCTTGTCTTCGCCGGCACTCCCGAACCAGCCCTGCCCGCCCTGCGTCGCCTCATCGACTCGCCCCGCCACGAGGTGGTCGCCGTGCTGACCCGGCCGGACGCCGCTTCCGGTCGGCGGGGCACGCCGGAGCCGTCGCCGGTGGCGCGCGAGGCGCTCGAGCACGGGATCCCGGCGCTGCGGCCGTCGCGGCCGAACTCGCCCGAGTTCGTCGCCGAGCTGGCCGAGCTGGCGCCGGACTGCTGCCCCGTCGTCGCCTACGGCGCGCTGCTGCGGGATGCCCTGCTCGCCGTGCCGCCGCACGGCTGGGTCAACCTGCACTTCTCGCTGCTGCCCGCCTGGCGGGGGGCGGCGCCCGTGCAGGCGGCGATCGCCGCCGGCGACACCGTCACCGGGGCGACGACGTTCCAGATCGAGCCGAGCCTGGACTCGGGACCGGTGTACGGGGTCGTCACCGAGGCGATCCGGCCCACCGACACCGCGGGCGATCTGCTTGCCCGGCTGGCGGATTCGGGCGCGGTGTTGTTGGAGGCCACGCTCGACGGCATCGCCGACGGGACCCTGACGCCGCGGCCCCAGCCGGCCGAAGGGGTCAGCATCGCGCCGAAGATCACCGTCGACGAGGCCCGGGTGCGTTGGGACCTCCCGGCGCCGGTGGTGGAGCGCCGCATTCGCGCCGTGACGCCCAATCCGGGCGCCTGGACGCTCATCGGCGACCTGCGCATCAAGCTGGGCCCGGTGCAGGTCGACGAGGGCCCGATGCCGTTGGCGCCCGGCGCTATTCGCGTCGAGCGCAACGGTGTCTGGGTCGGCACCGGATCCAATCCGGTGCGCCTCGGCGACATTCAACCGCCCGGCAAGAAATTCATGAATGCGTTGGCCTGGGCGCGGGGCGCCCGGCTCGATCCCGCCGCGCGGGCATCGTGA
- a CDS encoding RsmB/NOP family class I SAM-dependent RNA methyltransferase, with the protein MNADRPQRSQRPRGHGPRPRRRLDPARAAAFQVLRAVTERDAYANLALPALLRERGITGRDAAFATELTYGTCRTRGLLDAVIAAAAGRAPEAIDPVLLDLLRLGAYQLLRTRVGEHAAVSTTVEQAAIETDSARAGFVNGVLRTIAARDEGSWVAELAPDPSRDPIGHAAFVHAHPRWIAQAFADALGAAATELEAALASDDERPQVHLAARPGVLSAAELADAVGGTVGRYSPFAVYLPGGDPGRLAPVRDGAALVQDEGSQLVARALTLAPVDGDTGRWLDLCAGPGGKTALLAALGAESGARVTAVEPAPRRADMVADNTRGLPVEVLRVDGRESGLEPGFDRVLVDAPCTGLGALRRRPEARWRRRPADVPALAKLQRELLAAAIALTRPGGVVLYATCSPHLAETVGVLADALRRHPVCALDTRPLFEPVEGLGDGPHVQLWPHRQGTDAMFAAALRRLP; encoded by the coding sequence GTGAACGCCGACCGGCCGCAGAGGTCGCAACGCCCCCGGGGCCATGGCCCCCGGCCGCGCCGGCGCCTGGACCCGGCGCGCGCCGCCGCGTTCCAGGTGCTCCGGGCCGTCACCGAGCGCGACGCCTACGCGAACCTCGCGCTGCCGGCGCTGCTGCGCGAACGCGGCATCACCGGCCGCGACGCGGCTTTCGCGACGGAACTCACCTACGGCACCTGCCGAACCCGGGGCCTGCTCGATGCGGTGATAGCCGCGGCCGCCGGCCGCGCACCGGAGGCGATCGATCCGGTGCTGCTCGACCTGCTGCGGCTCGGCGCCTACCAGCTGCTGCGCACGCGGGTCGGCGAACACGCCGCCGTGTCCACCACCGTCGAACAGGCCGCGATCGAAACGGACTCGGCCCGAGCGGGTTTCGTCAACGGTGTGCTGCGCACCATCGCCGCCCGCGACGAGGGGTCCTGGGTCGCCGAACTGGCCCCCGACCCGTCGCGCGATCCCATCGGGCACGCCGCATTCGTGCACGCACACCCACGCTGGATCGCACAGGCCTTCGCCGACGCGCTGGGCGCCGCCGCGACCGAACTCGAGGCCGCGCTGGCCAGCGACGACGAACGGCCCCAGGTGCACCTGGCGGCCCGCCCGGGCGTACTGAGCGCCGCCGAACTGGCCGACGCGGTGGGTGGCACGGTCGGCCGATATTCGCCCTTCGCCGTGTACCTGCCCGGCGGCGATCCCGGCCGGCTCGCGCCGGTGCGCGACGGCGCCGCGCTCGTGCAGGACGAGGGCAGCCAGCTGGTCGCCCGCGCGCTGACGCTGGCGCCGGTTGACGGGGACACCGGGCGATGGCTGGACCTGTGCGCCGGTCCGGGCGGCAAGACCGCGCTGCTGGCCGCGCTCGGCGCCGAGTCCGGGGCGCGGGTCACGGCGGTGGAACCCGCCCCGCGACGCGCCGACATGGTGGCCGACAACACCCGCGGGCTTCCGGTCGAGGTCCTTCGAGTGGACGGGCGGGAGTCCGGGCTCGAGCCCGGCTTCGACCGCGTGCTCGTCGACGCGCCCTGCACCGGGCTGGGCGCGTTGCGCCGGCGGCCGGAGGCCCGGTGGCGGCGCCGACCGGCCGACGTGCCGGCGCTGGCCAAGCTGCAACGCGAACTGCTGGCCGCGGCCATCGCATTGACCCGCCCCGGCGGGGTGGTGCTGTACGCGACGTGCTCGCCGCACCTGGCCGAAACGGTTGGCGTCCTCGCGGACGCGCTGCGCCGCCATCCGGTGTGCGCGCTGGACACCCGGCCGTTGTTCGAGCCGGTCGAGGGTCTGGGCGACGGCCCCCACGTCCAGCTTTGGCCGCACCGGCAGGGCACCGATGCGATGTTCGCGGCGGCGCTGCGCCGCTTGCCATAA
- the rpe gene encoding ribulose-phosphate 3-epimerase produces the protein MPGNNGRPLIAPSILSADFARLADAAAAVDDADWLHVDVMDAHFVPNLTIGLPVVESLKAHTDLPMDCHLMIENPDRWAHRYAEAGAYNVTFHAEATEDPVGVARDIRAAGAKAGLGIKPQTPIEQYFEILHELDTLLVMSVDPGFGGQSFIPAVLSKVRAARRFIDSNELTILVEIDGGINNDTVEQAAEAGVDCFVAGTAVYHADDPSAAVERLRRQAASASARLRQ, from the coding sequence ATGCCCGGCAACAACGGAAGGCCGCTCATCGCACCCTCGATCCTGTCGGCGGATTTTGCCCGGCTGGCCGACGCGGCCGCCGCCGTAGACGACGCGGACTGGCTGCACGTCGATGTGATGGACGCCCATTTCGTGCCGAACCTGACCATCGGGTTGCCCGTGGTGGAGAGTCTCAAGGCGCACACCGACCTGCCGATGGACTGTCACCTGATGATCGAGAACCCCGACCGCTGGGCGCACCGGTACGCCGAGGCGGGCGCCTACAACGTCACGTTTCATGCCGAGGCCACGGAGGACCCGGTGGGGGTGGCCCGCGACATCCGGGCCGCGGGCGCCAAAGCGGGCCTCGGCATCAAGCCGCAGACACCGATCGAGCAGTACTTCGAGATCCTGCACGAACTCGACACGCTGCTGGTGATGTCGGTGGATCCGGGCTTCGGCGGGCAGTCGTTCATCCCCGCGGTGCTGTCCAAGGTGCGGGCCGCCCGCCGGTTCATCGATTCCAACGAGTTGACCATCCTCGTGGAGATCGACGGAGGCATCAACAACGACACCGTCGAGCAGGCCGCCGAAGCCGGGGTGGACTGCTTCGTCGCGGGAACTGCCGTCTACCACGCCGACGACCCGTCGGCGGCGGTCGAACGGCTGCGGCGGCAAGCCGCTTCCGCATCGGCGCGCCTGCGCCAATGA
- the ribD gene encoding bifunctional diaminohydroxyphosphoribosylaminopyrimidine deaminase/5-amino-6-(5-phosphoribosylamino)uracil reductase RibD, with protein sequence MNQPQSVDSVDAAMRLAIEQSYQVKGTTYPNPPVGAVIVDPQGRVVGVGATEPAGGDHAEVLALRRAGGLAAGGIAVVTLEPCNHYGKTPPCVNALIEARVGTVIYGVPDPNGIAGGGAGRLQAAGVQVRSGVLAEQVAGGPLREWLHKVRTGLPHVTWKYASSVDGRSAAADGSSRWISSEAARMDLHRRRAIADAIVVGTGTVLADDPALTARLPDGSLAPRQPLRIVVGMRDLPTDAKVLNDDSRTMVIRTHDPMEVIKAVSDRTDVLLEGGPTLAGAFLRAGAVNRILAYVAPMLLGGPITAVDDVGVPTIARALRWRFDGIDRAGPDVVLSLVPQ encoded by the coding sequence ATGAACCAGCCCCAGTCGGTCGACAGCGTCGACGCCGCGATGCGTCTGGCCATCGAGCAGTCCTACCAGGTCAAGGGGACGACCTATCCGAACCCGCCGGTCGGGGCCGTCATCGTGGACCCGCAGGGCCGCGTGGTCGGCGTCGGCGCCACCGAACCCGCGGGGGGCGACCACGCGGAGGTGCTGGCGCTGCGCCGGGCCGGCGGCCTGGCGGCGGGCGGCATCGCCGTCGTCACCCTCGAACCGTGCAACCACTACGGCAAGACGCCGCCGTGCGTGAACGCCCTCATCGAGGCCAGGGTGGGCACGGTGATCTACGGCGTGCCCGACCCCAACGGCATCGCGGGCGGCGGCGCGGGCCGGCTGCAGGCGGCGGGCGTTCAGGTGAGGTCCGGCGTGCTGGCCGAACAGGTGGCCGGCGGACCGCTGCGGGAGTGGCTGCACAAGGTGCGAACCGGGCTGCCGCACGTGACCTGGAAGTACGCGAGCAGCGTCGACGGCCGCAGCGCCGCTGCTGACGGCTCGAGCCGGTGGATCTCCAGCGAGGCCGCGCGGATGGACCTGCACCGCCGCCGGGCCATCGCCGACGCGATCGTGGTGGGCACCGGGACGGTGCTGGCCGACGACCCGGCGCTGACCGCCCGGTTGCCCGACGGCTCGCTGGCGCCCCGCCAGCCGCTGCGCATCGTGGTGGGTATGCGTGACCTCCCGACCGACGCGAAGGTGCTCAACGACGACTCGCGAACCATGGTGATCCGCACGCACGACCCCATGGAAGTGATCAAGGCGGTCTCAGACCGCACCGACGTGCTGCTGGAGGGCGGGCCCACCCTCGCCGGCGCCTTCCTGAGGGCGGGGGCGGTCAACCGCATCCTGGCGTACGTGGCGCCGATGCTGCTGGGCGGCCCGATCACCGCGGTCGACGACGTGGGGGTGCCGACGATCGCGCGGGCCCTGCGCTGGCGCTTCGACGGCATCGACCGGGCCGGTCCCGACGTGGTGCTCAGCCTGGTGCCGCAGTAA
- a CDS encoding MFS transporter: MSRLAGRRVAIGAGSLAVLLGALDAYVVVTIMRDIMHDVGIPINQLQRITPIVTMYLLGYIAAMPLLGKASDRFGRKRLLQVSLAAFMVGSVVTALSVAIGNFNIADLNVQLMGHPLADLQILGYPVAKLHVPSLQVLVVGRTIQGVASGALLPVTLALGADLWAQRNRAAVLGGIGAAQELGSVLGPLYGIFIVWLFRDWRDVFWINIPLTLVAMALIQISLPSHDRSEAPEKIDVVGGVLLAITLGLAVIGLYNPNPNGQQPLPSYGLPLVIAAAVAGVAFLVWERFAKTRLIDPAGVQFRPFLAALGASFAAGAALMVTLVDVELFGQGVMGLDQNKAAAMLTSFLIALPVGALLGGFIATRVGDRAVACVGLLIAAGGYLLISHWPVDLPHYRHSVFGLFSVPAMNSDLMLGGVAVNNDLLIAGVGLGLVIGPLTSAALRIVPSAEHGIASAAVVVARMTGMLIGVAGLSAWGLYRFYQILNEKNAAVSTSLSKTEQAIAKAENSIPSFAAMYGEIFTITAGVCVVGALLGLLISGRKDHAEEPVVPEQEPVGAPTP, encoded by the coding sequence ATGAGCAGGTTGGCAGGGCGCCGGGTCGCGATCGGTGCGGGCAGTCTCGCGGTGCTGTTGGGCGCCCTCGACGCCTACGTCGTGGTCACCATCATGCGCGACATCATGCACGACGTCGGCATCCCGATTAATCAGCTGCAGCGGATCACCCCGATCGTCACGATGTACCTCCTTGGCTACATCGCGGCCATGCCGCTGCTGGGCAAGGCCTCGGACCGGTTCGGCCGCAAGCGGCTCCTCCAGGTCAGCCTGGCCGCCTTCATGGTCGGCTCGGTGGTCACGGCCCTGTCGGTGGCCATCGGCAACTTCAACATCGCCGACCTGAACGTCCAGCTCATGGGCCACCCGCTGGCGGATCTGCAGATCCTCGGCTACCCGGTTGCCAAGCTGCACGTGCCGAGCCTTCAGGTGCTGGTCGTCGGCCGGACCATCCAGGGCGTCGCCAGCGGCGCGTTGCTGCCGGTCACCCTGGCCCTGGGCGCCGACCTGTGGGCGCAGCGCAACCGCGCGGCCGTGCTCGGCGGCATCGGCGCCGCGCAGGAGCTGGGCAGCGTGCTGGGCCCGCTGTACGGCATCTTCATCGTCTGGCTGTTCCGGGACTGGCGCGACGTGTTCTGGATCAACATCCCGCTGACCCTGGTCGCGATGGCGCTGATCCAGATCAGCCTGCCGTCGCACGACCGCAGCGAGGCGCCGGAGAAGATCGACGTGGTCGGCGGCGTGCTGCTGGCGATCACCCTGGGCCTCGCGGTCATCGGGCTCTACAACCCCAATCCCAACGGCCAGCAGCCGCTGCCCAGCTACGGGTTGCCGTTGGTGATCGCCGCGGCCGTCGCCGGGGTGGCCTTCCTGGTCTGGGAGCGGTTCGCCAAGACCCGGCTGATCGACCCGGCCGGCGTGCAGTTCCGGCCGTTCCTCGCCGCGCTGGGCGCGTCGTTCGCCGCCGGCGCCGCGTTGATGGTGACGCTGGTCGACGTGGAGCTCTTCGGCCAGGGCGTGATGGGACTGGACCAGAACAAGGCGGCCGCGATGCTGACGTCGTTCCTGATCGCGCTGCCGGTGGGGGCCTTGCTCGGCGGCTTCATCGCGACCAGGGTGGGCGACCGCGCGGTCGCGTGCGTCGGGTTGCTCATCGCCGCCGGCGGCTACCTGCTGATCTCGCACTGGCCGGTCGACCTGCCGCATTACCGGCACAGCGTCTTCGGGCTGTTCTCGGTGCCCGCGATGAACAGCGACCTGATGCTCGGCGGCGTCGCGGTCAACAACGACCTGCTGATCGCGGGAGTGGGGCTTGGATTGGTGATCGGGCCGCTGACGTCGGCCGCCCTGCGCATCGTGCCCTCCGCCGAGCACGGCATCGCTTCGGCGGCGGTGGTGGTGGCCCGCATGACGGGCATGCTGATCGGCGTGGCCGGGCTGAGCGCGTGGGGGCTGTACCGCTTCTACCAGATCCTCAACGAGAAGAACGCCGCGGTGTCGACCAGCCTGAGCAAGACCGAGCAGGCGATCGCCAAGGCGGAGAATTCCATCCCGTCGTTCGCGGCGATGTACGGCGAGATCTTCACCATCACCGCAGGCGTCTGCGTGGTCGGAGCGCTGCTGGGCCTGCTGATCAGCGGCCGCAAGGACCACGCCGAGGAGCCCGTGGTGCCCGAGCAGGAGCCGGTCGGCGCGCCGACGCCCTAG
- a CDS encoding LppX_LprAFG lipoprotein, translating to MQTRRRLSAVLASVSLAAAPIAACSFSSSPGGGPLPDGKTLVQESADSTKNLKSAHLVLTVTGKIPGLPVRNLTGDLTTSPETAAKGNAQITYLGSDISADFVVVGGDLYTNALNPGDPSMTDVGPASQVYDPSALLSPDTGVANVLANFTDAKSEGRDQISGQTTVRVSGNVSADAVNKIASPFKATKPVPATAWIVESGDHQLAQISLQQSQGNSVQMTLSNWGQPVQVSKPAAS from the coding sequence ATGCAGACCCGCCGCCGACTATCGGCCGTCCTTGCGTCCGTAAGCCTCGCCGCCGCCCCGATCGCCGCCTGCTCGTTCAGCTCCTCCCCCGGTGGCGGCCCGCTCCCCGACGGCAAGACGTTGGTGCAGGAGTCGGCGGACAGCACCAAGAATTTGAAGAGTGCGCACCTGGTGCTGACGGTGACCGGCAAGATCCCCGGCCTGCCCGTCAGGAACCTGACCGGAGACCTCACCACCTCCCCGGAAACGGCCGCGAAGGGCAACGCCCAGATCACCTACCTGGGATCGGACATCAGCGCCGACTTCGTGGTGGTGGGCGGTGACCTCTACACGAACGCCCTCAACCCGGGCGACCCGTCGATGACCGATGTCGGTCCGGCGTCCCAGGTCTACGACCCGTCGGCCCTGCTGAGCCCCGACACGGGCGTGGCCAACGTGCTGGCCAACTTCACCGACGCCAAGTCCGAGGGTCGCGACCAGATCAGCGGCCAGACCACCGTGCGCGTCAGCGGGAACGTCTCCGCCGACGCCGTGAACAAGATCGCGTCCCCGTTCAAGGCGACGAAGCCGGTGCCAGCTACCGCCTGGATCGTGGAGAGCGGAGACCACCAGCTGGCCCAGATCAGCCTGCAACAGAGCCAGGGCAACAGCGTGCAGATGACCTTGTCCAACTGGGGCCAGCCGGTCCAGGTCTCCAAGCCCGCGGCGAGCTGA
- a CDS encoding riboflavin synthase, which yields MFTGIVEELGEVTGREVLADAARLSIRGPVVTADAGHGDSIAVNGVCLTVVELLPGGEFTADVMAETLSRSNLGELEAGSRVNLERAAAVNSRLGGHIVQGHVDGTGRVVAREPSEHWEVVRIEVPPEVARYVVEKGSITVDGISLTVSALGGDPTDWFEVSLIPTTRELTTLGSAPVGTQVNLEVDVIAKYVERLMSRA from the coding sequence ATGTTCACCGGAATTGTCGAGGAACTCGGAGAGGTGACGGGCCGGGAGGTCCTCGCCGACGCCGCGCGCCTGAGCATCCGCGGGCCCGTCGTGACCGCCGACGCCGGCCATGGCGACTCGATCGCCGTCAACGGTGTCTGCCTGACGGTCGTCGAACTGTTGCCCGGCGGCGAATTCACCGCCGACGTGATGGCCGAGACGTTGAGCCGGTCCAACCTGGGCGAATTGGAGGCCGGCAGCCGCGTGAACCTGGAGCGCGCCGCCGCCGTCAACAGCAGGCTGGGCGGGCACATCGTGCAGGGGCACGTCGACGGCACCGGTCGGGTGGTGGCCCGGGAACCCTCCGAACACTGGGAGGTGGTGCGGATCGAGGTGCCCCCCGAGGTCGCCCGCTACGTCGTCGAGAAGGGATCCATCACCGTCGACGGGATCTCCCTGACCGTGTCGGCGCTGGGTGGGGACCCAACCGACTGGTTCGAGGTCTCCCTGATCCCGACCACTCGCGAGCTGACCACGCTCGGCAGCGCACCCGTCGGCACGCAGGTCAATCTCGAGGTGGACGTCATCGCCAAATACGTTGAGCGGCTGATGTCGCGGGCGTAG